From one Populus alba chromosome 17, ASM523922v2, whole genome shotgun sequence genomic stretch:
- the LOC140954900 gene encoding uncharacterized protein, giving the protein MQADFNPFNAQQREHEEMMIRQLEDGDGDGDNEEDDEDVNTKKHMLPPKHAINVVTAMGPGYKGPNLHVIRGYYLAKAVDEVKIYVESYREIWKKTGCTLMADGWTDQKRRTLINFLLFREVVLYVGVENIVHMVIDNAANYVAAGRKFTRGKEILRPAPTCFATNFIALQSILAYKDELRAMVASREWVSFAYAKDIKGKKFVESVLDSLFWEECAIIVRMSEPLVRVLRLVDGDDRPSMGYLYDVIHHAKEHMMRRFQKRKPRVKHFIDIINNRWDGQFYRNLYAAAFWLNPRFQYDANIMDKHMSTISRLLDVLEKYAHGNLPLQSKITSEMKFFRNAEHDFGRVSAINNRTLMPPDDCDDEVSKEHVDDLLGVDEIGSIPSTFDPNFSSIDIEELNVLIQHK; this is encoded by the exons ATGCAAGCAGATTTCAATCCATTTAATGCACAACAAAGGGAGCATGAAGAGATGATGATTAGGCAATTAgaagatggtgatggtgatggtgataatGAGGAGGATGATGAGGATgtcaatactaaaaaacataTGTTACCACCGAAg CATGCCATAAATGTTGTAACAGCCATGGGTCCTGGTTATAAAGGACCAAACTTGCATGTTATCCGTGGTTATTACTTAGCAAAAGCGGTTGATGAAGTGAAGATTTATGTTGAGAGTTATCGAGAGATTTGGAAGAAGACTGGTTGCACATTAATGGCTGATGGATGGACAGATCAGAAAAGGAGGACTTTAATTAACTTCTTA TTGTTTAGAGAGGTTGTTTTGTATGTTGGGGTAGAAAACATTGTGCATATGGTGATTGATAATGCTGCAAATTATGTTGCTGCTGGCAG GAAGTTCACTAGAGGAAAAGAAATACTTCGTCCAGCTCCTACTTGTTTTGCCACCAATTTCATTGCATTGCAAAGCATTTTGGCTTATAAAGATGAGTTGAGAGCTATGGTGGCATCTAGGGAATGGGTCTCATTTGCTTATGCTAAAgatatcaaaggaaaaaagtttGTTGAGAGTGTGTTAGACTCTTTGTTTTGGGAAGAATGTGCAATAATTGTGCGAATGAGTGAACCTTTAGTTCGAGTTCTACGATTGGTTGATGGTGATGATAGACCTTCGATGGGATATTTGTATGATGTTATTCATCATGCAAAAGAACATATGATGAGGAGATTTCAAAAGAGAAAGCCTAGAGTGAAACATTTCATAGACATTATCAATAATCGGTGGGATGGACAATTTTATAGAAATCTTTATGCAGCGGCATTTTGGTTGAATCCTCGATTTCAATATGATGCAAATATAATGGATAAACATATGAGCACCATTTCTAGACTTCTAGATGTTCTTGAGAAGTATGCACATGGAAATCTACCATTGCAAAGTAAGATTACAAGTGAGATGAAGTTTTTTAGGAATGCTGAACATGACTTTGGTCGAGTGTCCGCAATAAATAATCGCACCCTTATGCCTCCag atgattgtgaCGATGAAGTTTCAAAGGAGCATGTTGATGATTTATTAGGTGTTGACGAGATTGGCTCCATTCCATCGACTTTTGATCCAAATTTTTCTTCCATAGACATAGAAGAACTTAATGTGTTAATTCAACATAAGTGA
- the LOC118057025 gene encoding UPF0481 protein At3g47200 — translation MNNEFEGARASNGEDYEMTRNIVTRLNRMVDSCAPQQGLSKCCIYRVPNLLRNVKPEAYTPQLISIGPLHHGDAKLEIMQKKKLICFREFKGYRMSDERIMDLVNIIRKKEKDIRQYYSKNFDKIGSMDFIEMILLDVVFIIEFIRESDDFEDGPKNLEPWMMSDIKEDLKLLENQLPFFIIQEIYDEIISARQEFPSITFLRLATFHFGKEAGTSLRKAGVRFRVAEEKCMVNIRFEKGVLEIPRLEVDYSFERFVRNIMALEQCYKPLQAYVCNYIKFMDNLINSAEDVDLLVGKGIILHWLGDDSALSNMINKLNENIGETSTCYDDICRKMNDHAL, via the exons ATGAATAACGAATTTGAAGGAGCAAGAGCATCAAATGGGGAAGATTATGAGATGACTAGAAATATTGTGACACGGCTTAACCGTATGGTGGATTCGTGCGCACCTCAACAGGGCCTGTCTAAGTGCTGTATCTACAGGGTGCCCAATTTGCTTAGAAACGTAAAACCGGAAGCCTACACCCCACAACTGATTTCAATAGGTCCTCTTCACCACGGCGATGCCAAACTAGAGATCAtgcagaagaagaaattgatatGTTTTAGAGAGTTTAAAGGGTATAGGATGAGTGACGAGAGAATTATGGATCTTGTGAACATCATTcggaagaaagaaaaggatatcCGACAATATTATTCAAAGAACTTCGACAAAATTGGGAGCATGGATTTCATAGAGATGATCCTGCTGGATGTCGTCTTCATTATTGAGTTTATAAGGGAGTCAGATGATTTTGAAGATGGTCCTAAGAATTTAGAGCCTTGGATGATGTCCGACATAAAAGAAGACTTGAAGCTACTTGAAAACCAACTACCTTTCTTCATTATTCAGGAAATATATGACGAGATCATTAGCGCTCGCCAAGAGTTTCCAAGCATTACTTTTCTTCGTCTTGCTACCTTTCATTTTGGAAA GGAAGCAGGCACTTCACTTCGCAAGGCAGGAGTGAGGTTTCGGGTAGCCGAAGAGAAATGCATGGTTAACATAAGATTTGAGAAAGGAGTGTTGGAAATACCACGCTTGGAAGTTGATTACAGCTTCGAACGTTTTGTACGAAATATCATGGCCTTGGAGCAGTGCTACAAACCGTTACAAGCTTACGTATGCAATTACATTAAGTTTATGGACAATCTTATCAACAGTGCAGAAGACGTGGATTTGCTAGTCGGAAAGGGAATCATTCTCCACTGGCTAGGTGACGATTCCGCACTTTCAAATATGATTAACAAGCTTAACGAAAATATTGGCGAAACCTCCACTTGTTATGATGATATCTGTCGTAAGATGAATGACCACGCACTATGA